One stretch of Diabrotica undecimpunctata isolate CICGRU chromosome 5, icDiaUnde3, whole genome shotgun sequence DNA includes these proteins:
- the LOC140442471 gene encoding uncharacterized protein, whose protein sequence is MTSGEKGMLVTKCVIVSAAGNHLPPAMVFPRVHFKEHMIAGAPPGTLGLASPTGCINSGLFLRIIEHFILETSSSKQNPSLLLYDNHESHLSIQVINLAKENGVTIVTFPPHLSNKLQPLDVGIFKPWLIMLP, encoded by the coding sequence ATGACGAGTGGAGAAAAAGGCATGCTTGTAACAAAATGTGTAATTGTAAGTGCTGCAGGAAATCATTTACCACCTGCGATGGTTTTTCCACGTGTTCATTTTAAGGAGCACATGATTGCTGGTGCCCCACCTGGTACATTAGGACTCGCATCTCCGACCGGGTGCATCAATTCTGGACTATTTTTGAGAATAATAGAACACTTCATTCTAGAAACCTCCAGTTCAAAGCAAAATCCAAGTCTTTTGCTTTATGACAATCATGAGAGTCACCTTTCTATTCAGGTTATAAATCTTGCTAAGGAAAATGGTGTTACCATTGTTACTTTTCCACCACATTTATCCAATAAGCTACAACCTTTGGATGTTGGTATTTTCAAGCCTTGGCTTATAATGTTGCCATAG